From the Roseiconus lacunae genome, one window contains:
- the hemB gene encoding porphobilinogen synthase — MTDFVRGLFPRTRLRRLRRFDWSRRLVAESMLSIDDLIWPIFVHPGSGTQPIDSLPGVDRLGTDRVVDAAKRAVDLGIPAIAVFPATPPELKTADAAEAINPNNLVCQTVRAIKQAVGDSLGVICDVALDPYSIHGHDGIVRDGDVVNDETVDMLRKQTIIQADAGCDVIAPSDMMDGRIGAIRDALESAGHNNVQVMSYAAKYASAFYGPFRDAVGSKGNLGGASKKTYQQSPAQGDEALQEVALDLAEGADTVMVKPGMPYLDIVSRVKATFNVPTFVYQVSGEYAMLSAAGQLGWLDRKQVALESLLGFKRAGADGILTYFAPEAAEWLSE, encoded by the coding sequence ATGACTGATTTTGTTCGCGGCCTTTTTCCTCGTACGCGCTTGCGGCGTCTTCGTCGATTCGATTGGTCTCGCCGTTTAGTCGCCGAATCGATGTTGTCGATCGACGATTTGATTTGGCCAATCTTTGTCCATCCGGGATCAGGAACTCAGCCGATCGATTCTCTTCCCGGTGTCGATCGTTTGGGAACGGATCGCGTCGTTGATGCGGCAAAGCGGGCGGTGGATTTGGGAATTCCGGCAATCGCGGTGTTTCCGGCCACGCCCCCCGAACTCAAAACCGCAGACGCCGCCGAAGCGATCAATCCCAACAACTTAGTTTGCCAAACCGTTCGAGCGATTAAACAGGCGGTCGGTGATTCGTTGGGGGTAATCTGCGATGTCGCACTCGATCCGTACTCGATTCACGGACATGACGGAATCGTTCGTGACGGTGACGTGGTCAACGACGAAACGGTCGACATGCTACGAAAGCAAACGATCATTCAAGCCGATGCAGGATGCGACGTCATCGCCCCGAGTGACATGATGGACGGCAGAATCGGCGCGATCCGCGATGCCCTTGAATCCGCCGGACACAACAACGTTCAAGTCATGTCGTATGCCGCCAAGTATGCGAGCGCCTTCTATGGCCCGTTTCGCGATGCCGTCGGTTCGAAAGGTAACTTGGGTGGTGCAAGCAAGAAGACGTACCAACAATCACCGGCCCAAGGCGACGAAGCCCTGCAAGAAGTCGCGCTCGACTTGGCCGAAGGCGCCGACACGGTGATGGTCAAACCGGGCATGCCCTACTTGGATATCGTCAGCCGAGTCAAAGCGACATTTAACGTCCCAACGTTTGTCTATCAGGTTAGCGGTGAATACGCGATGCTCTCGGCCGCCGGACAACTCGGCTGGCTTGATCGCAAGCAAGTCGCGTTAGAAAGTTTGCTGGGTTTTAAGCGTGCCGGGGCCGATGGAATCTTGACCTACTTCGCTCCCGAAGCTGCCGAATGGTTATCCGAATGA
- a CDS encoding HD domain-containing protein — MNPNTFPSPATAELLAAVKFAAEKHADQRRKNQAGTPYINHPIEVAEHLAQVGNVTDTSILVAAILHDTVEDTDTSEAELCERFGDEVTGFVMECTDDKSLPKAERKRLQVVHAPNMTAGAKQIKLADKACNLRSLLIDPPLAWSTERQAEYFRWGQDVVAGLRGVNADLDADFEIIIEAGQKKFGGS; from the coding sequence ATGAACCCAAACACCTTCCCTTCGCCGGCTACCGCCGAACTGCTTGCCGCAGTCAAATTCGCCGCGGAAAAACACGCCGATCAGCGTCGCAAAAATCAAGCGGGAACGCCCTACATCAATCATCCGATCGAAGTCGCAGAACATCTTGCCCAAGTCGGTAACGTAACCGACACGTCAATCTTGGTCGCGGCGATTTTGCATGACACGGTCGAGGATACCGATACCAGCGAAGCCGAGCTTTGTGAACGATTTGGCGATGAAGTGACAGGTTTCGTGATGGAGTGCACCGACGACAAATCGCTTCCAAAAGCGGAGCGGAAACGATTGCAAGTCGTGCACGCTCCCAACATGACTGCCGGAGCCAAACAAATTAAGCTGGCCGATAAAGCCTGCAACTTGCGTTCGTTGCTTATCGACCCTCCGTTGGCCTGGTCAACCGAACGGCAAGCCGAATACTTTCGCTGGGGTCAAGACGTCGTCGCCGGACTGCGAGGCGTGAATGCAGACCTCGATGCCGACTTTGAAATCATCATCGAAGCAGGCCAAAAAAAGTTTGGCGGGTCGTGA
- a CDS encoding DUF1549 domain-containing protein, with translation MYPAVSVVVARALPLASRCKQAIPPLFSCLINPLVLATLIGLVCHNAANLPSAGANESTPDSSTAKVSYDKQIEPILRKNCFGCHQGAKQLGDYRMTDFESLLAGGESEQAAIVPGKPDKSYLIELVTSHDGVAEMPKAPAKPLHETEVQLIGRWIKQGAIDDRTDHGQRFDKDHLPTYQAQPSLTSIDVSPDGKLIAIGGYHETFLLDAADGTLRTRLVGMSPRMNSVSFSQDGSRLAAVGGSPGEQGEVQIWDTKTHELLLSKTVTYDALCGAAWSPDGTKLAFGAADNVVRAIDTTSGEQVLFQGAHEDWIRDLAFSPDGSHLVSVARDMSCKLTEVATERFVDNVTSITPGALSGGLNSIAMHPKRNEIVVGGADGVAKVYRIFRETARKIGDDANLIRKLSKLDGRIFDVDFSTDGNRIAAVATLNGTSQLRVWGFDFDTKLSDELKKIIAKRISDRSAEEKKKVAEYREQETKELTTVQLGGQVAYSIAFGPDDTLYVTTDQGLVRRVAADGSELEPIRLPIDFDSGDAEERRFDAMAFLKTMRQTEPEKLDLGGIVSIDVYPTTIESDSPYDYTQLVVTAKKANGELIDATRAVTLETTQGIVTTNNGLVWPTQDTDAKLTVSLGQHQVVVPIKASGISGSTEQVAEHVDFVKDVNPVLSRLGCNQGTCHGAQKGKNGFKLSLRGYDPIFDVRALTDDLAARRINASAPEDSLMLRKPLGLTPHEGGVLMTAGDPYHSVLRRWIANGCQLNEQSPRVIKLEIYPLNPVVQSIGSQQQVRLLAYYSDDTTRDVTREAFVESGNTEVATSSGSGLLKAIRRGEAPILARFEGRYAATTMTVMGDREGYQPSDHETWGPIDERVAEKWDRVKVVPSGLCDDATFLRRVTLDLTGLPPTAAEVRAFLNDTTPTRQKRAQIVDRLLSSEASFDYWTNKWADLLQVNRKFLGVEGSRAFREWIRNAVAENRPYDQFVREILTAKGSNRENPAASYFKVLRNPEDTMENTTHLFLGIRFNCNKCHDHPFERWTQDQYYEMAAYFARVDLQKDPESGNKRIGGTAVEGAKPLYEKVVDKNEGEIVHARTGKVTAPEFPYQVDCQIPDDATRRERLAAWMTDADNPYFAKSFVNRLWGYLLGKGLIEPIDDIRAGNPPTNPALLDYLTERFVDSGFDIRSTLREICNSRTYQLNVETNPFNEDDTLNYARAIPRRLPAEVIYDAVHALTGSTTEIPGMPKGTRAAAITDAGVKLADGFLQNLGRPVRESACECERSSDLQLGPIMALIGGPTVASAIADPQNELERIVADNQDDRDLANEIFLRSIGREPTEAEYAAFEQVKQQIQLDHEALTQQLAQAEAQWSEQKAELESLRMQKLDEAKAQLAARIEAAKPEQDRLAKEREQRIAEAEKKLETANGKLDAKADEFVKQHRDGIDWHPLLANKATSTNKAKFAIGPDRVITASENSDKGTYTLEFPTSLKHITGLRLEAISDPSLPAGGPGLPPNGNFVITEIEVKSASQDQPGELKPVAIASGHASFLQGGFTIEATFDGNPRDQRGWAIAGATGMDQWATLKFKQPIENPSGALLQIQLHQYHNAKDHRLGKFRISATTVDGDIPLDLSDRLKAIALTPKANRSDESKKTLVDFVGKNDAERKQAIEAVAAAKKAVPRDAETVRLEKLRDRLSKPTPDDPSLVRLREDAKFSEQQIEKIRLTAAEDLTWALINSPAFLFNH, from the coding sequence ATGTATCCCGCCGTCAGTGTTGTGGTTGCGCGCGCCCTGCCGCTGGCATCGCGATGTAAACAAGCAATCCCGCCCCTATTTTCTTGCTTGATCAACCCGCTCGTGTTGGCGACCCTGATCGGGCTGGTCTGTCACAACGCCGCGAACCTACCATCCGCCGGCGCGAACGAATCGACTCCCGATTCATCGACCGCAAAGGTCAGTTACGACAAACAGATCGAACCGATCCTTCGAAAGAACTGTTTCGGTTGCCATCAGGGCGCGAAGCAACTCGGCGATTACCGAATGACCGATTTCGAAAGCTTGCTCGCGGGCGGCGAATCCGAGCAAGCGGCAATCGTTCCCGGTAAGCCCGATAAAAGCTATCTCATCGAATTGGTAACGTCACACGACGGCGTCGCGGAAATGCCCAAGGCCCCTGCGAAGCCACTGCACGAAACCGAAGTCCAACTCATCGGTCGTTGGATCAAACAAGGTGCGATCGACGATCGCACCGATCATGGTCAACGTTTCGACAAAGACCACCTTCCGACTTATCAGGCGCAGCCATCGTTGACTTCGATCGACGTTTCCCCCGATGGAAAATTGATCGCCATCGGCGGCTATCACGAAACCTTTTTGCTTGACGCCGCCGATGGGACACTGCGTACTCGACTGGTCGGAATGAGTCCACGCATGAACTCCGTCAGTTTCTCGCAAGATGGAAGCCGATTGGCAGCCGTCGGCGGATCGCCTGGAGAACAAGGAGAAGTCCAAATTTGGGACACGAAGACTCATGAACTGTTACTGTCGAAAACGGTGACCTACGATGCGTTGTGTGGTGCCGCTTGGTCGCCGGACGGAACCAAGTTGGCCTTTGGTGCGGCCGACAACGTCGTCCGGGCGATCGACACTACGTCGGGCGAACAAGTATTGTTTCAAGGAGCCCACGAAGATTGGATTCGAGACTTGGCATTTTCACCCGATGGCAGTCATCTCGTTTCTGTCGCCCGTGACATGTCTTGCAAACTGACCGAAGTAGCAACGGAACGCTTTGTCGACAACGTGACTTCGATTACCCCCGGTGCTCTTTCCGGTGGACTAAACAGCATCGCGATGCACCCGAAGCGCAATGAGATCGTCGTCGGTGGTGCCGATGGAGTCGCGAAGGTCTATCGTATCTTTCGTGAGACCGCACGAAAGATCGGTGACGATGCGAACCTGATCCGAAAGCTGTCGAAATTGGACGGGCGTATTTTTGATGTCGACTTTAGCACCGACGGAAATCGAATCGCGGCCGTCGCGACGCTAAATGGCACATCCCAATTACGCGTCTGGGGATTCGACTTCGACACGAAACTGTCGGATGAACTGAAAAAGATCATTGCGAAGCGAATTAGCGATCGGTCAGCCGAAGAAAAGAAAAAGGTCGCCGAGTATCGCGAGCAAGAGACCAAAGAACTGACCACCGTTCAGCTCGGCGGTCAAGTCGCCTACTCGATCGCGTTCGGTCCCGACGACACCTTGTATGTCACGACGGACCAAGGATTAGTCCGTCGTGTCGCCGCAGATGGCAGCGAACTTGAACCGATTCGACTTCCGATCGATTTCGATTCGGGTGATGCTGAAGAACGCCGCTTCGACGCGATGGCGTTTCTGAAAACCATGCGTCAAACGGAACCTGAAAAACTTGATCTTGGCGGCATCGTTTCGATCGACGTCTACCCGACTACGATCGAATCCGACTCACCGTATGACTACACCCAGTTGGTCGTCACTGCAAAGAAAGCGAATGGCGAATTGATCGATGCGACCCGCGCGGTGACACTGGAGACAACGCAAGGGATTGTGACAACGAACAATGGATTGGTTTGGCCGACGCAGGACACTGACGCAAAGCTGACGGTGTCACTCGGCCAGCATCAGGTCGTCGTACCGATTAAGGCGTCGGGCATTTCAGGTTCAACGGAACAGGTCGCCGAACACGTCGACTTCGTCAAAGACGTCAACCCAGTGCTCAGTCGACTTGGCTGCAACCAGGGCACCTGCCACGGAGCCCAGAAAGGTAAGAACGGATTCAAACTCTCCCTCCGTGGCTATGACCCCATCTTCGATGTGCGAGCGTTGACCGATGACTTAGCTGCCCGACGAATCAACGCGTCGGCCCCCGAAGATTCTCTGATGCTGCGAAAACCCCTTGGATTGACTCCCCACGAAGGCGGCGTGCTGATGACCGCAGGCGATCCGTACCACTCCGTTCTTCGTCGCTGGATCGCAAACGGGTGTCAACTGAATGAACAATCGCCGCGTGTTATCAAACTGGAAATCTACCCGCTTAACCCGGTCGTTCAGTCGATCGGTAGCCAACAGCAGGTTCGCTTACTCGCCTACTACAGCGATGATACGACCCGTGATGTGACACGGGAAGCATTCGTCGAGAGCGGCAACACCGAGGTAGCGACTTCATCGGGCTCCGGGTTGCTCAAGGCGATCCGTCGCGGTGAAGCACCGATTTTGGCTCGCTTCGAAGGACGGTATGCGGCGACGACGATGACTGTCATGGGCGATCGTGAAGGTTATCAACCGTCCGATCATGAAACGTGGGGCCCGATCGATGAAAGGGTCGCCGAAAAATGGGATCGCGTCAAAGTGGTCCCGAGTGGCCTGTGCGATGACGCAACGTTTTTGCGGCGCGTCACCCTGGATTTAACTGGATTGCCACCGACCGCCGCAGAGGTTCGGGCATTCCTGAATGATACGACTCCGACACGCCAAAAACGCGCTCAGATCGTGGATCGGTTACTGAGCAGCGAAGCTTCGTTTGACTATTGGACGAACAAATGGGCTGATTTGCTTCAAGTGAATCGCAAGTTCCTTGGCGTCGAAGGAAGCCGCGCGTTTCGTGAATGGATCCGTAACGCGGTCGCCGAGAATCGACCCTACGATCAATTCGTTCGCGAGATCTTAACCGCGAAGGGATCCAATCGTGAAAACCCCGCAGCCAGCTACTTCAAGGTGCTTCGGAATCCAGAAGACACGATGGAGAACACGACGCACTTGTTCCTCGGCATTCGATTCAATTGCAACAAGTGCCACGATCACCCGTTTGAGCGTTGGACCCAAGACCAGTACTACGAAATGGCGGCGTACTTCGCCCGCGTCGATTTGCAAAAAGACCCCGAGTCTGGAAACAAGCGTATCGGTGGGACAGCCGTCGAAGGTGCCAAACCGTTGTACGAAAAGGTCGTCGATAAAAACGAAGGTGAGATCGTTCACGCCCGTACCGGCAAAGTTACCGCACCTGAGTTTCCTTACCAGGTCGACTGCCAAATACCAGACGATGCGACGCGGCGTGAACGCTTAGCCGCTTGGATGACCGATGCCGACAACCCCTACTTTGCGAAGTCATTTGTCAATCGTTTGTGGGGATACCTGCTTGGCAAAGGCTTGATCGAACCGATCGATGACATCCGCGCCGGTAACCCACCAACGAATCCCGCTCTGCTCGATTATTTGACCGAACGCTTTGTCGATTCAGGCTTCGACATACGTAGCACGCTACGCGAGATCTGTAATAGCAGAACGTATCAGTTGAACGTCGAAACGAATCCATTCAACGAAGACGACACGCTGAACTACGCCCGGGCGATTCCGCGACGACTGCCAGCCGAAGTGATCTACGATGCCGTGCACGCGTTGACCGGATCGACGACCGAAATCCCAGGAATGCCCAAGGGCACGCGGGCCGCCGCGATCACCGACGCCGGCGTGAAACTGGCCGACGGCTTCCTGCAAAACCTGGGGCGTCCGGTTCGCGAAAGTGCGTGCGAATGCGAACGGTCGAGCGACCTGCAACTCGGGCCGATCATGGCGTTGATCGGTGGACCGACGGTGGCTTCCGCGATCGCCGATCCACAAAACGAACTGGAACGCATCGTCGCGGACAATCAAGACGACCGTGATCTGGCCAACGAGATATTCTTACGTTCGATCGGGCGTGAACCCACCGAGGCTGAGTATGCGGCGTTCGAGCAAGTGAAGCAACAAATCCAACTTGACCACGAAGCATTGACGCAGCAGCTTGCGCAAGCCGAAGCTCAATGGTCCGAACAAAAGGCTGAGCTCGAGTCGCTTCGAATGCAAAAGTTGGACGAAGCGAAAGCACAGCTCGCCGCACGTATTGAAGCCGCAAAGCCCGAACAAGACCGATTGGCCAAAGAGCGAGAACAACGGATCGCCGAAGCCGAAAAGAAACTCGAAACGGCCAACGGAAAACTGGACGCCAAAGCGGACGAGTTCGTCAAACAACACCGTGACGGAATCGACTGGCATCCGTTGCTGGCCAACAAAGCGACTTCCACAAATAAAGCCAAATTCGCGATCGGTCCCGACCGCGTGATCACCGCCAGCGAAAACTCCGACAAGGGAACGTACACGTTGGAGTTCCCCACGTCGCTCAAGCACATCACCGGACTGCGGCTCGAAGCGATTTCAGATCCGTCGTTGCCTGCCGGCGGTCCTGGATTGCCGCCAAATGGAAATTTTGTCATCACGGAAATTGAAGTTAAGTCGGCTTCGCAAGATCAACCCGGTGAGTTGAAACCAGTCGCCATCGCCAGCGGACACGCGTCATTCTTACAAGGCGGGTTTACCATTGAAGCCACCTTCGACGGAAACCCCCGTGATCAGCGTGGATGGGCGATCGCCGGGGCCACCGGAATGGATCAATGGGCAACGTTGAAGTTCAAACAACCAATCGAGAACCCGTCTGGGGCACTGCTGCAAATTCAATTGCATCAATACCACAACGCCAAAGATCACCGTTTGGGCAAATTTCGCATCAGTGCGACGACCGTCGATGGTGACATCCCGCTGGATCTCTCTGACCGACTGAAAGCGATCGCACTGACCCCCAAAGCGAATCGTAGCGACGAATCTAAAAAAACACTTGTTGACTTCGTCGGTAAAAATGATGCCGAAAGAAAACAAGCCATCGAAGCTGTCGCCGCAGCCAAAAAAGCGGTTCCACGCGACGCCGAAACCGTCCGCCTGGAAAAGCTCCGCGATCGACTTTCCAAACCCACTCCCGACGATCCCAGTTTGGTTCGCTTGCGAGAGGACGCGAAGTTCAGCGAGCAACAAATTGAAAAGATCCGTTTGACAGCCGCCGAGGATCTGACCTGGGCGCTCATCAATAGCCCCGCATTTTTATTCAATCACTGA
- a CDS encoding DUF1501 domain-containing protein, with amino-acid sequence MLSFKGFPAKDLCDNHLRETRRTFLRVGGCSMLGLSLPSLIQLENASASELVGGGPGWGKAKSIIMVYLQGGPSHLDLWDPKENVPDNVKSQFKPISTKLPGIKFTENLPRLSQLNDRFTMIRSMSYTPNGLFNHTAAIYQMMTGYTTDKVSPSGQLEPPSPKDFPNFGSNIIKMQPVEEPMLPFVMLPRPLQESNVVGKGGTAGFLGKSFDPYTLYPDGDDMDMDKMSRIKIDDLKLRPEVFSVRLKRRAQLRGLLNSQMPHINKAVEDLELDEYYDRALSLIVSGRAREAFDLGAESEKLRDEYGRNTFGQSCLLARRLVEAGTRVVEVIWPKVANSDNHSWDHHSGLSKRMKDQSAPMLDAGLSTLIRDLDERGMLEDTLVVAVGEFGRSPQRGVSTSGNNNSDDGRDHWPYCYTAVMAGAGTRRGYVHGKSDKTASAPLEDPVHPSEMLASIYHSFGIHPETIVYNHLNQPRELVKAQALTSLFS; translated from the coding sequence ATGCTTTCTTTCAAGGGTTTCCCAGCGAAAGATCTTTGCGACAACCACCTACGCGAGACTCGCCGCACATTCCTACGTGTCGGCGGATGTTCGATGCTGGGTTTGTCCCTGCCGTCATTGATTCAACTCGAAAACGCTTCTGCGAGCGAACTAGTCGGCGGCGGTCCGGGATGGGGTAAGGCGAAAAGCATCATCATGGTCTACCTGCAAGGCGGCCCTAGTCATCTCGATTTGTGGGACCCCAAAGAAAATGTTCCCGATAACGTCAAGAGTCAATTCAAACCGATCAGCACCAAGTTGCCAGGTATCAAGTTCACAGAGAACTTGCCGCGTCTGTCGCAGTTGAACGATCGGTTCACTATGATTCGATCGATGTCCTACACGCCGAACGGTTTGTTTAATCACACCGCGGCGATCTATCAGATGATGACGGGTTACACGACCGACAAGGTCAGCCCTTCGGGTCAACTGGAACCGCCGTCGCCGAAAGATTTCCCGAACTTCGGAAGCAACATCATCAAGATGCAACCGGTCGAAGAACCGATGTTGCCATTCGTGATGCTGCCTCGACCGCTGCAGGAATCAAACGTGGTCGGTAAAGGCGGGACCGCAGGATTTCTAGGGAAGTCGTTCGATCCATACACGCTTTATCCCGACGGGGATGACATGGATATGGATAAGATGAGCCGCATCAAAATTGATGACCTGAAGCTTCGCCCCGAGGTATTCAGCGTCCGATTGAAACGGCGCGCCCAGTTACGTGGCCTGCTGAATTCACAGATGCCACACATCAACAAAGCCGTCGAAGACCTAGAACTAGACGAATACTATGATCGAGCGTTGTCGCTGATCGTTTCCGGCCGAGCTCGCGAAGCATTCGATCTGGGTGCCGAATCCGAAAAACTGCGCGATGAATACGGTCGCAACACCTTCGGTCAAAGCTGCTTGCTGGCACGGCGTTTGGTCGAAGCAGGGACACGTGTGGTCGAGGTGATTTGGCCGAAAGTTGCAAACAGTGACAACCATTCGTGGGATCACCATTCCGGCCTAAGCAAGCGCATGAAAGATCAGTCGGCGCCGATGCTTGACGCCGGACTGAGCACTCTGATCCGTGACCTCGATGAACGTGGAATGTTGGAAGACACGCTCGTGGTCGCCGTCGGCGAGTTCGGCCGCAGCCCGCAACGTGGTGTCAGCACGAGCGGCAACAACAACTCCGATGATGGCCGCGATCACTGGCCGTACTGCTACACCGCCGTTATGGCGGGGGCTGGCACCCGTCGCGGCTACGTGCACGGTAAAAGCGACAAAACGGCTTCGGCCCCACTCGAAGATCCCGTTCACCCATCCGAAATGCTGGCGTCAATCTACCACTCGTTCGGTATCCACCCCGAAACCATCGTGTACAACCACCTCAATCAACCGCGTGAATTAGTCAAAGCCCAAGCGTTGACGTCGCTGTTCAGTTAG
- a CDS encoding peptidylprolyl isomerase, translating to MSNDTSLKNPGEANVTDTVYFDIEINGEPAGRIVMGLFGDDVPKTAENFRALCTGEKGVGKSGRPLHYKGSKFHRVIPKFMLQGGDFTAGNGTGGESIYGEKFADEKFSFGHDRPGLLSMANAGPNTNGSQFFITTVETPWLNGKHVIFGRVIDGMEVVKRIESLGSSPTGAVRLPIEIADCGELKEKKEKE from the coding sequence ATGAGCAACGACACTTCTTTGAAGAATCCTGGCGAAGCAAACGTAACCGATACGGTTTACTTTGACATCGAAATCAACGGCGAACCCGCTGGCCGAATCGTCATGGGCTTGTTTGGTGACGACGTTCCAAAAACCGCCGAGAACTTCCGGGCCCTGTGCACCGGCGAGAAAGGCGTCGGTAAATCGGGACGCCCCTTGCACTACAAGGGAAGTAAATTCCACCGCGTGATCCCCAAGTTCATGCTGCAAGGCGGCGACTTCACCGCCGGCAACGGAACGGGTGGTGAAAGCATCTACGGCGAAAAATTCGCCGACGAAAAATTCTCCTTCGGGCACGACCGTCCCGGTTTGTTGAGCATGGCCAACGCCGGTCCAAACACCAACGGCTCACAATTCTTCATCACCACCGTTGAAACCCCTTGGTTGAACGGCAAACACGTGATTTTTGGTCGCGTGATCGATGGGATGGAAGTCGTCAAGCGAATCGAATCGCTTGGATCGTCGCCCACCGGTGCCGTCCGTTTGCCAATCGAAATCGCCGACTGTGGCGAGTTGAAAGAAAAGAAAGAGAAAGAGTAG
- a CDS encoding phytanoyl-CoA dioxygenase family protein: MKDFQIVPTEDELNAMERDLSFHPSTNTSPKILTTQQVQQFNEEGYVRPLNIFDENEISEIRAYFDDLLARVVSGGGNSYSISSAHLKYGPVHDILTDHRIVDPVADLLGDNVIGWGSHFFCKMPGDGKAVAWHQDASYWPLSPSKAVTVWLAIDDADLENGCMKFIAGSHTKGHMTYRPSDSAEHNVLNQTIENPQQFGTEVDDPLKAGQASIHADLLLHGSEANHSDRRRCGLTLRYCSADVHADLGWNEKGVHVRGADPSGHWSDQPRPATQ, translated from the coding sequence ATGAAAGATTTTCAAATCGTCCCGACCGAAGATGAATTGAATGCGATGGAACGCGACCTTTCGTTTCATCCTTCGACCAACACCTCGCCCAAAATTCTTACCACACAGCAGGTGCAACAGTTCAACGAGGAGGGCTATGTACGACCGCTGAACATCTTCGATGAGAACGAGATCAGTGAGATTCGTGCCTACTTTGACGATTTGCTCGCACGCGTCGTTTCCGGCGGAGGGAACAGTTACTCGATCAGTTCGGCGCACCTGAAGTATGGTCCGGTGCACGATATTTTGACCGACCACCGGATCGTCGACCCGGTCGCTGATCTGCTCGGCGACAACGTGATCGGCTGGGGCTCACACTTTTTCTGCAAAATGCCCGGCGATGGAAAAGCCGTTGCTTGGCATCAGGACGCGAGCTATTGGCCATTGTCACCCAGCAAGGCGGTGACGGTATGGTTGGCGATCGACGACGCGGACCTGGAAAACGGCTGCATGAAGTTTATTGCCGGTTCTCATACCAAGGGGCACATGACCTACCGACCGAGTGATTCGGCAGAACACAACGTACTGAACCAGACAATCGAAAACCCGCAGCAATTCGGAACCGAAGTCGACGATCCACTGAAAGCGGGACAAGCATCGATCCATGCCGACTTATTGCTTCATGGTAGCGAAGCAAATCATTCAGACCGACGTCGGTGTGGGCTCACGTTGCGGTACTGCAGCGCCGACGTTCATGCGGACTTGGGCTGGAACGAAAAAGGTGTCCATGTTCGTGGGGCCGATCCGAGCGGCCACTGGTCCGATCAACCACGTCCTGCTACGCAGTAG
- a CDS encoding SDR family NAD(P)-dependent oxidoreductase, whose translation MIGFGRRWDPTGKLAVVTGASSGIGQSIAMQLVSRDCHVIAVARRQQRLDELAESYSDRFTPVVGDITSESTRQRIVDTVGSHGRSLDLLVNNAGVGAIGPFESASPERLRGVMEVNFFAVAELTRSLLPMLRRSSDAVICNVSSVLGHCAVPDKSEYCASKFALHGWSDSLRAELADQSIGVTLVSPSTTRSEFFDVLVDSGDAVSKSLGSWPPQRVARAAIKAIERRRSEVILSVGGKLLVYADRLCPPLMARVLRKREQ comes from the coding sequence ATGATCGGATTCGGCCGTCGGTGGGATCCGACAGGAAAACTGGCAGTTGTGACGGGGGCCAGCAGCGGAATCGGGCAATCGATTGCAATGCAGCTCGTGAGTCGTGACTGTCATGTGATCGCCGTCGCGCGTCGCCAGCAACGATTGGACGAGCTGGCGGAATCTTACAGTGATCGATTCACCCCGGTCGTCGGTGATATCACATCCGAGTCGACGCGACAGAGAATTGTCGACACGGTCGGGAGTCACGGTCGAAGTTTAGATCTGTTGGTCAACAATGCCGGAGTCGGTGCGATTGGCCCCTTTGAATCGGCTTCGCCGGAACGGCTGAGGGGAGTGATGGAGGTTAATTTTTTCGCCGTCGCCGAACTGACGCGTTCCCTCCTGCCGATGTTGCGCCGAAGCAGTGACGCGGTGATCTGTAATGTCAGCAGCGTCTTAGGGCACTGTGCGGTTCCTGACAAAAGCGAGTACTGCGCGAGCAAGTTTGCGCTGCATGGATGGTCCGATTCGTTGCGTGCCGAATTGGCCGATCAATCGATCGGGGTCACGTTGGTCAGCCCTAGCACGACGCGTAGTGAGTTCTTCGATGTTCTCGTCGATTCCGGGGACGCGGTCAGTAAGAGTCTGGGAAGTTGGCCGCCACAACGCGTGGCTCGGGCTGCGATCAAGGCGATCGAAAGGCGGCGTAGTGAAGTGATCTTGAGTGTCGGCGGTAAACTGCTGGTCTACGCGGATCGGCTGTGTCCACCACTGATGGCGCGGGTGCTTAGGAAGCGTGAGCAGTAG